In one Silene latifolia isolate original U9 population chromosome 10, ASM4854445v1, whole genome shotgun sequence genomic region, the following are encoded:
- the LOC141608574 gene encoding F-box/kelch-repeat protein At3g23880-like yields MSEIKNKQLHSYLSDDLIIEEILTRLPIKSILRFKSVSKQWYSTLSSSDFANAHLIKSPFSHPSAPVDTLLIENDKNYNIFSYDDDDQISGNFEDNLVKLDVDFGVGKGHLILTGCCNGLVCLTPASYNNFIIWNPATRKLHKYPSHGYFNCPDEAHHVSITCGFGYASYVDDYKYVGILSIVQGNTKSTIIHIFSLRENRWRKIDHFHDHRLPFRPGLLVSDKLYWKAYSKQAGYLLVSFDLAVERFDVINMDWDKSDFLGVMRGCLSKCNYSETFTGDKLLHLMEPPVIVKSITLPKGLKLDCFSQMIGFTKTDKFFVTGSFSDETGYFPSIRTLGIVDTCTEPMQYRMLLRFNDELITIVRYVPSLVSPFPIEKPLEA; encoded by the coding sequence ATGTCGGAGATTAAGAATAAGCAATTACATAGCTACCTCTCTGATGATTTAATAATTGAAGAAATACTTACAAGATTACCCATTAAATCAATTCTTCGATTTAAGTCGGTTTCGAAACAATGGTATTCTACTCTTTCTTCTTCCGATTTCGCCAATGCCCACCTTATCAAATCCCCCTTTTCTCACCCTTCTGCTCCTGTAGACACCTTGCTTATAGAAAATGATAAGAATTATAACATTTTctcttatgatgatgatgatcaaatTTCTGGTAATTTTGAAGATAATTTGGTTAAGCTAGACGTCGACTTTGGTGTCGGAAAAGGTCATCTTATACTTACAGGTTGCTGCAATGGATTGGTTTGTTTAACCCCAGCTTCGTATAACAACTTCATTATATGGAACCCAGCTACCCGTAAGCTGCACAAATATCCGTCACATGGGTATTTTAATTGTCCTGATGAAGCTCATCATGTTAGTATAACTTGTGGATTTGGATATGCATCCTATGTTGATGACTATAAATATGTTGGAATATTGTCAATAGTTCAAGGAAACACAAAAAGTACTATCATTCATATCTTCTCTTTGAGGGAAAATAGGTGGAGAAAAATTGATCATTTTCACGATCATCGCCTTCCTTTTAGGCCAGGACTGCTTGTTAGTGACAAATTATATTGGAAAGCTTATAGTAAACAAGCTGGTTATTTACTCGTTAGCTTTGATTTAGCGGTGGAGAGGTTTGACGTAATTAACATGGACTGGGATAAGTCCGACTTTTTAGGAGTTATGAGAGGGTGTTTGAGCAAGTGCAACTACAGTGAGACATTTACGGGTGATAAGTTACTCCACCTCATGGAACCTCCGGTAATAGTGAAATCTATTACTTTACCCAAGGGGTTGAAACTAGACTGTTTCTCTCAAATGATCGGTTTTACCAAGACTGACAAGTTTTTTGTAACAGGGTCATTTAGTGACGAGACAGGGTATTTCCCAAGTATAAGAACATTGGGTATAGTTGACACATGTACGGAACCTATGCAATACAGAATGCTTTTGCGCTTCAATGACGAGTTGATTACTATTGTCAGATATGTTCCAAGCCTTGTTTCGCCCTTTCCTATTGAGAAGCCATTAGAGGCATAG